ACTAAGTCAGGGTTCAACTCTTGCGGCGAAAGCGTTTGTAACAGGTACACATCATTTTGTTTTTGTAATAATTGTTTAACGGCGTCTTCGCAGCCTTCCGGGTCAAACAGGTCAGAGAGCAGAATCACAATGCCGCCTTGTTTTTGCTGCATCATAAAACGCTTGCAGCCGTCCGCCAGCGTGGTCTCGCCGTCCATCGGCAGCTCTTCGAGAAAATTGAGAATGCGCCAGATGCTGCCTTTGCCGCGGGCGGGTTGCATCCAGCGGTAGCGTTCTTTGCCGAAGCCGACCAGACAGACGCGGTCCATTCCCGCCAGGGTGATATACGCCAGCGCGGCTGCCATGCGTTTGGCGAAGACGCCTTTATTGGGGTCGCCGGTGTCCATCGACTTGCTGGAATCGACCAGGATATAGAGATAGAGGTCTTCTTCTTCATGAAATAATTTGGTGAACAGGCGGTCGAGGCGCCCGAAGATGTTCCAGTCGAGAAAGCGCAGGTCGTCGCCTTTGGAATAGTCGCGGTAGTCGGCGAATTCGATGGAGACGCCGCGTTTTCGCGAGCGCCGCTCACCCTTGAGCCGACCCAGAAACGTCTTGCGCGACACCAGCGCCAGCTGTTCCAGATATTTCAGGAACGAGGCGTCCATTAACCCCTTATCATTGATATCTGATGGGGGAGCGGGGGCTTCGGTTGGTTCGACAGTCTCGTTGGCGGTTTGCGGGTCAGCCATGTGTTAAATCCTCTTTGAATTTTTCACATTATAGATGAAGTTGCCGTTCTTCTTTCAGCATTTGTTCTCGTCCCAGCCAGGCCAACGCATTCAGGTCGCCGATTGGCTCGATTTGCATCCGAACGCAGTACGGTTCAATCTCCGTTTTGCCTGTTGTTTCCAGATGCGCGGAAGAAGGCGTCGCGATTCTACTCCCATTGGTATCACGAATATCTACCCGCGAC
This sequence is a window from Candidatus Hinthialibacter antarcticus. Protein-coding genes within it:
- a CDS encoding DUF58 domain-containing protein, with the protein product MADPQTANETVEPTEAPAPPSDINDKGLMDASFLKYLEQLALVSRKTFLGRLKGERRSRKRGVSIEFADYRDYSKGDDLRFLDWNIFGRLDRLFTKLFHEEEDLYLYILVDSSKSMDTGDPNKGVFAKRMAAALAYITLAGMDRVCLVGFGKERYRWMQPARGKGSIWRILNFLEELPMDGETTLADGCKRFMMQQKQGGIVILLSDLFDPEGCEDAVKQLLQKQNDVYLLQTLSPQELNPDLVGALRLLDVETNEPVEISVTEELLGVYERRMKAFQADVRDFSLRYGMHYLPLSSDAPVERLLTDAFRRLGLVA